In Flavobacterium piscisymbiosum, the sequence TTATACGGAGATCACATCAGTTTGTTCCCGATTTTGGCAGCAATCGCGATTTTTTTCTATATGAAAATGACTTCAGGAGATCAGCAAATGGCAGCGCCTCAGCAAGAAGGTATGCCGGATATGGCTAAAATGATGAAAATCATGATTTATGTTTCGCCATTAATGATGTTAATTTTCTTCAATAGTTATGGTGCAGGTTTGAGTTTGTATAACTTTATTTCAAACTTAATTACTATCGGAATTATGTTTGTTATTAAAAATTACATTGTTGATACAGATAAAATTCATGCTCAGATTCAGGAGAATAAATTAAAAGAGCCTAAAAAGCAAAACAAGTTTCAGCAACGTCTTCAGGAAGTGATGGAGCAACAGGAAGCTGCAAAAAAACAGAATAAAAAATAATAAGTTATTTATAAAAAAAATCTCGATTCGTCGGGATTTTTTTATTTTTGAAACATACTTTATTAAAGTGAATTTCGTTAAAGTTTAAAATAAAATACAATGATTTATAAAAAAATAATAATTGCATTACTTTTCTTAAATGCTGTTTTAGTATCGGCGCAGGACTTTAATAAAACAGATGCTAACGGAAAAAAAGACGGTGTTTGGAAAGGTGTTTACGAAGTTTCTAAACGTCAGCGTTATGAAGGAACTTTTGATCACGGAAAAGAAACCGGTATTTTTAAATTTTTTGATGATACTAAAAAAGGTGATGTTGTAGCAACACGTGATTTTACGGCTAATGACGGAAGTTCGTATACTATTTTTTATGATCAGAATAAAAATAAAGTAAGCGAAGGAAAAGAAGTTGGTAAAGCACGTGAGGGAGAATGGAAATATTATCACAAAGCTTCTAAAGTATTGATGACGCTTGAAAATTATAAAAATGGCAAATTAGCAGGTTTAAGAACCGTTTATTATCCCAACTCAAAAATTGCCGAAGAAATGAATTATGTAAATGGTTCGAAAGAAGGAATCTATAAAAAATACGGTCAAAACGGAACTCTTTTAGAGCAAAGTACCTATAAAAATAATGAATACAACGGCGAGGCTGTCTTTTATGACGCAGATGGAGTTGTAGCATCAAAAGGAAAATTTGTAAACGGAAAAAAAGCAAATATGTGGCAGTTTTACTTAAAAGGTAAATTAACCAAAGAAGTCAATATGAGCGATCCGAAAAGTAGCTATCAGGTAGATTCGAAACCTAAAATGAATTAGATTTTTTTATTTATAAACTTATCTTTTAATTTAAATACTTAAGTTTATAGACTAAATATTAAACTCTATGAAACTTAAAACTTTACTATTATTTTTATTTATCTCAAGTGCGTATGCATAAAATCAGCCTGATGCTGAGAAGTTTATAAATGAAGGTGTTGTCCTTCATGATAAAGGAGACTACAACGGGGCGATTGATAAGTATAGTAAAGCTTTAGAAATTGATAAAAATAACTTGCTGGCATTATCTGAAAAAGCGATGTCACTAAACGCGGCAGGTAAATATGTGGAGTCAATCGATGTTTCTAAACATGCTATTTTAACCCATGCTAATGAAGATCTTAAAAATGTATATGTTAGTTATGCTAATGCATTAGATCATCTTAAAAAGACTGATGAGGCATTAACTATTTACCAGGAAGGGATTCAAAAATATCCAAATTATTATCAATTGCAATTTAATAAAGGAATTTGCTATACTAATAGTAATCGATATAGCGAAGCAATTCTTTGTTTTCAAAAATCTCTTCTTATCAATCCCAAACATGCAGGTTCTTTAAATGCTATTGGAATTCTGGAAATGGGCGAACATAGAATTCCTGCAATATTGGCTTTTTCAAGATTTTTAATTGTAGAACCTCAAACATCTCGATCTAAAAAGAATCTTGAAAATATAAAAAAATTATTGACGCAGGGAATTCAGAAAACCGGTGAAAAATCGATCACTATAAATATTAATTCTAATGTGCTGTCTGATTCTACTGGTATAAAAAAAGAAAATGATTTTTCACAAGCAGATTTGATTCTATCGATGGCTTCAGGTTTAGATTTTGATAAAAAAAATATTAAAAAAACAGAAGTTGAAAATTTTATCAGAAAGTTTGAGGTTATTTGTGCTTCACTTGAGGAAACAAAAAATAATAATTTTGGTTTTTACTGGGAAACCTTTGTTCCCTATTTTATTGAAATGAAAAATAAAAAATTCATTGAGGCTTTTGCTTACATTGCTTTTGTTGATTCAGAGAGCGAAGATGTTGCAAAATGGCATAAAAAAAATCAATCTGAATTAGATAAGTTTTATAATTGGTCAAAAGATTATAAGTGGAAAAATTAATAGATAATAGATTTTTCGGGTTGCAAAATTTACAGCAAAGTAAAATCTTGAAAATTCGTGCAATTCGTGGCAAACTATTTTTTAAATTTGATTCACTAATACTTTGATTCAATGGAATTAAACGAACTTATAGGGCGGTTTTTATTGTTGTTTTTCTCAATTCTGATTTTGTATTTTTTCTCTAACAGAAAAGATAATGAAACTATAAATCCGTTGATGGTTATTGTTGGTCTTTGTACTTTTTCGCTTTGTTATTTGTTTACCAAAATCGAAATAGGAGTGGGGATAGGATTCGGGTTATTTGCGATTTTCTCTATATTAAGATTTAGAACCCAATCTTTTACTGTAAATGCAATTATTTTTCTTTTTGCCACGATAACACTCTCGATTTTAGATATAATGTATCCGTACGAAAAGATCGAAGTTTTGTTGTTTTTTCAATTAATTATTATTGGATTTTACATTGCCGCTTCCATTTTGGTCAGTAAAAAAATCTCTAAGTATTTGAATGTAGTCGATGTAAAAATTCCTTTGGAAGGAGATTTTTCATTAAACAATCAAAACATTCGAAAATCGATTCAGCAAAAGATAAATGTTGAGGATTTTGATTTTAAAATTGTGCTGATCAATACCGTTTCTAACGAAATCGACCTTTTGGTTTATTATTGATTATTCATTAAAGGGTCTGACTTGTTTGATGTATAAATCCCTGTTTTTGCCCACAATTTTAAATTCGATATCAACCGGATGATATCTGTTTTTTCTCCAGTAACGATACATTTTAGCTTCAATTTTTTGGCTTACAAGAAAAAGCCGACTCATCTCTTTACGGCTCAATAAAGGCTCATTGTTGTTTAAATTAGAGTTCGAAGTATAATCAATATCAAAATCGTCATCATCAGTTCCCATATTAAAATGATACGCAACAAATTGTTCGCAAACTTCTCCTTTTTCCGGTTTTACAACTGAGTTTTCTCCTTTTTGAATGTTCACCGTAATGCCCGGAAAGTTTTTACGGAAAATGTTTTTGGTAATTATTACGCCATTTGCGAGTTCATCCGGAAAAGAACGATGGACTAAAACTCCCATGGCAATATTTCTTTGGTCAATACCAAAAAGTTCTCTTTCTCCATAAGAGCCCTCATTCCATACACTGGCCCACACTTGTTTAATCGCTTTTTCGAAGGTTTTCACGCTGTCGCCTACAATTCCGGTTTTTGAGTCGTATAAACCTGCGCCATTAAAATCATCTAAATCTTCGGCATTGGTTGAAGAACGGAATCGGAAGTTTTTGAAAGAAGCATTTTTAAAGGTCTCATTTAGCTTTGCTATTAATTGAGGATTGATAGGTTCTTTTTTTATGGCATCCCTGATTTTTTTTAATTGTTGCTTTACCCAAACTGCCGAATCTTTATGTGTGTTTGCTAAAAGCTCATTAATCAAAGGTGAAATAGATTTACTTTGAACGTGCTTTATATAAAAATAAAAGGGAATTGCATGCGTGTTTTCAGGTGTTTTGAATTGAATATCTTTAGAAATTGCAATTAAATACGCTAAGTTTTGCGCTTTTGAACCAATATAATTAATTCCGTTTTTAGGTATTTTACTGAGATCTACCATCGAAGTTACAGTGGTGTCAATAATGAGTTTTTTCTTTTTTGTATTGGCTTTTTGAACAATTTTTTTATTGGTTTCTTTAACGTAAAAAGTATCGATTTCTATCTTTAGCTCTACTTTTCTACCCAATAATCTTTTAAGGTTATTGTCTTTTAATGCATTTGTATAAGCCATAATCGGAATCTTTCGGTTTTTGCCCAAAAGTACCAAATGGCTTAAGGGTGTCTGAAGTTCATTAACAATTATTCCTCTTACATTAGGCAAAATATCCGGTGTTCCGTCTACAATTATAATTTCGTCAGAATTTGGTTTTGTACTTTCGAGATCCTTTAGTTTATATTGTTTCAGGATTCCAACATTGCTTCCGGAAACTACTTCCTGATAGGTTATTTCATTAAAAATAAAATCTGATTTCACGCAAGGAATTTTAAATTTATTCTGTTGAAACCATTCCATCTTTTCGGGATTATTCAAATAGAATTTCAAATTAGAACCTATAAAAGTCGATTGTACGATTAAATTATAAAAGCGCTCAATCAGGGCAATTGGCATATGATCTGAAGCTGCCAATTCGAAAACCCACTTATCAGTTCCTTTAATATGATTTAGATTTCCCAGCAAATAATTCCTGTTTTTATCGGTATCACTGTAATTTTCATTATTAAAAATTTCAAGATCCTGGCTGTAGCTTAAGTAGTTGGTGACAAAATCATAATGTAGCGGAATCAATGTACTATCGAAGTAATACATTTTTTGTTTTTTTAGATCGTAAACAATTTTTACCGATTCGATATTCGAAAATTTGTCTGATAACGGTTTACCTCTAAACGCCTTATAAGCTTCATAATTAGACAAAGTAGCGCTGTATCTTTGTGCATTTAAAGAAGTTACGATAAGCAAAAAAATAAAACTACAAATGTATTTGTACATGACATTTTTATTGATCATTAAAAGTAATTAAAAAAAGCAATCAATTTTATCTACCATGCCATTATATAAACTAATGAAAACTACCGCTATTATCAAAAATAGGACTTATCTTTGCACCCTTGTAAAAATATAAACGATTTAGAATGAAACGTGTAGTTGTTGGACTTTCCGGTGGAGTAGATTCGAGTGTTGCTGCTTATTTATTGCAACAGCAAGGATACGAAGTTATTGGCCTTTTTATGAAAAACTGGCATGATGATTCGGTTACTATTTCTAATGAATGTCCTTGGTTAGAGGATAGTAATGATGCTTTATTAGTAGCTGAAAAACTCGGAATACCGTTTCAAACTGTCGATTTAAGCGAAGAATACAAAGAAAAAATCGTTGATTATATGTTCAACGAATACGAAAAAGGGAGAACTCCAAATCCTGACGTACTTTGTAATCGCGAAATCAAATTTGATGTATTCATGAAAATTGCTTTAAGTCTTGGTGCTGATTACGTAGCAACGGGTCATTATTGTCAAAAAAATGAAATCGAAGTAGATGGAAAACCTGTTTACCAATTGATTGCCGGTGCTGACAATAACAAAGATCAATCGTATTTTTTATGTCAGTTGTCTCAGGATCAGTTGGCGAAATCTTTATTCCCAATTGGTGCTTTAACAAAACCTGAAGTACGTGAAATCGCTGCCGAGATGGATTTAGTAACAGCCGAAAAGAAAGATTCACAAGGATTATGTTTTATTGGGAAAGTTCGTTTACCGGAATTCCTGCAACAAAAATTGCAGCCTAAAGACGGTAAAATTGTTCAGATTGATAAAAACGATCCAATTTACGCTATCGAAAAACCTGCTGGATTATCGTTGCAGGAAGAACTGAAATTAGAAGCTAAAAAACGTGATTATCTTCCAACAATGGGTAAAGTAGTGGGCAAACATCAGGGAGCGCATTATTTTACAGTGGGACAACGTAAAGGTTTGAATGTAGGCGGAACAACAGATCCGTTATTTATCATCGCTACAGACGTTGAAACCAATACCATTTATACAGGTCTAACAAGTCAGCATCCTGGATTGTTTAAAAAAGCTTTGTTTATAGAAAAATCTGAAGTACACTGGATTCGTACTGATTTGGCTTTGCAAGTTGGTGAAACTATGGAAGTAATGGTGAGAATTCGTTACCGCCAGCCTTTACAAAAAGCAACCTTACACCAATTTGAAGACGGAATGTATATTGAATTTGAAGAGCCACAATCAGCAATTACTGAAGGTCAGTTTGCGGCTTGGTATTTCGATAATGAATTAGTTGGTTCGGGAGTAATTTCTTAGCTTTATACTTTTTTACAAAGGTTTTGCCTTTTAAAAAAGTAAACTATGAAGTGTTATTTTACGTTTCTTTTATTGGCGTTTTGTTCTGTGATGTTTTCGCAAGAAGATGCGTGGGTTTATTTTAAAGATAAGCCAAGTGCACAAACGTATTTAGATAATCCATTAACGATGCTTACGCAACGTGCGCTGGATCGAAGAACCAATCAGAATATTCCCTTAAATCTTACCGATGTTCCTTTAGAAGCGACCTATGTCAATCAGGTCAAACTAAGTTCAGGAATAACTGTAATGGCACAATCGAAATGGTTGAATGCGCTTCATATTCGCGGAACTCAAAACAATATTTTATCTTTAAAAACATTATCATTTGTAGATAAAGTAGTTTTTGCGAATAAAAACCTCAATACAACTTCTAAAAAAGTTTCAGAAAATCAGGTCTTTCAATCAAAAGATAATCTCAAAACAACAATCAATTATAGTTACGGATCTTCTTCCAACCAGATTCAAATGCTTAACGGTCAGGTTTTGCATCAACAAAATTATACTGGTTCAGGAAAAATAATAGCCGTTTTGGATGCTGGTTTTCCGGGAGTGAATACGGCTCAGCCTTTCAAGAAACTTATCGATAACCATCAAATTTTAGGCGGTTACGATTTTGTGAATAGAAACAATGATTTCTATACTGGCGATGACCATGGGACAATGGTACTTTCTACAATGGGCGGTTACAAAGAAAATGCTTTAGTAGGTACTGCTCCTGACGCTAATTATTACTTATTTATTACGGAATACGATCCTACAGAAAACCCTGTAGAAGAATCGTATTGGGTCGAAGCGGCAGAGGAGGCAGATCGTTTGGGAGTTGATATTATTACGACTTCTTTAGGGTATTTTGGTTTTGATAATGCCAATTATAGTCATACTTACAGTGATATGAATGGTACGACGAATTTTATTTCGCGTGGTGCCGAAATTGCTTTTAGTAAAGGAATTGTAGTAGTGGCTTCGGCAGGAAATGAAGGAAATACAGCAGAACCTCATGTAGGTGCTCCGGCAGATGCTGTTTCTGTGATTACAGTTGGTGCTGTTACGGGGTCAAAAACAAAGTCGCCTTTTAGTTCTATTGGACCAAGTTATGACTTAAGAATTAAACCCGATGTTATGGCGCAGGGAACTGCTGCTGTAATCTCTGATATCGCAGGAAATATCACAACGGTGAACGGAACTTCGTTTTCGTGCCCAATTATGGCGGGAATGATTGCTTGTTTATGGCAGGCTTTTCCGTCGAAAACGAATAAAGAAATCAGGCAAATGGTGCTGCAATCTTCAGACCGATATGCTAATCCTGATAATAATTATGGTTACGGAATTCCAAATTTTGGGATGACTTTAGGAGTAGAAGACTATAAAACCTCAGTTTCTGTTTTTTCTGTATTTCCTAATCCGGCTCAAACTACAGTTTCTTTTTTGTTTGAAAATAATGCAGCTTCTGTTTCAATTTACTCAGTTTTGGGTCAAAAAATAATCGAAAAACAAATTACCAGTCAAAATCCGATTCTTTCTGTTGAAGCTTTAAAAAGCGGACTCTATTTTTATACTTTTGATGCTGATGGTTTGCACAAAACAGGAAAGATTATCAAACAATAATTACATTTTTGAATGAATAAAATTACACAGCTTTTTAATATAAAATATCCCATTATTCAAGGCGGAATGATCTGGAATAGCGGTTATAAATTAGCTTCGGCAGTTAGTAATGCGGGAGGTTTAGGTTTAATTGGTGCTGGCTCGATGTATCCTGAAGTTTTAAGGGAACATATCCAGAAATGCAAAAAAGCAACTGATAAACCGTTTGGGGTTAATATTCCGATGTTATATCCCAATATCGAAGAAATAATGAATATCGTGATCGAAGAAGGTGTGAAAATCGTTTTTACTTCGGCTGGAAATCCTAAAACCTGGACTTCTTTTTTAAAGGAAAAAGGAATTACAGTTGTACATGTGGTGAGTAGCAGTGTTTTTGCATTAAAAGCCCAAGAAGCCGGAGTTGACGCCATTGTTGCCGAAGGTTTTGAAGCTGGTGGACACAATGGCCGCGATGAAACCACAACTTTGACTTTGATCCCGATGGTGAAAGAAAAAATTCAGATCCCAATTATTGCGGCAGGCGGAATCGCAACCGGACGCGGAATGCTTGCTACAATGATTCTTGGTGCAGATGGTGTTCAGGTAGGAAGTCGTTTTGCGGCATCGATAGAATCGTCTTCGCACAATAATTTTAAAGAAACGATAGTTAAGGTTAAAGAAGGTGATACACAATTGACATTGAAAGAATTAGCTCCGGTGCGTTTGATCAAAAATAAGTTCTACAATGATGTTCAGGAATTGTATGAAAAATGTCCATCCAAAGAAGATTTAGTGCAGCTTTTAGGAAGAGCACGAGCCAAAAAAGGAATGTTTGAAGGCGATCTTGAAGAA encodes:
- a CDS encoding toxin-antitoxin system YwqK family antitoxin, translated to MIYKKIIIALLFLNAVLVSAQDFNKTDANGKKDGVWKGVYEVSKRQRYEGTFDHGKETGIFKFFDDTKKGDVVATRDFTANDGSSYTIFYDQNKNKVSEGKEVGKAREGEWKYYHKASKVLMTLENYKNGKLAGLRTVYYPNSKIAEEMNYVNGSKEGIYKKYGQNGTLLEQSTYKNNEYNGEAVFYDADGVVASKGKFVNGKKANMWQFYLKGKLTKEVNMSDPKSSYQVDSKPKMN
- a CDS encoding tetratricopeptide repeat protein, which gives rise to MSLNAAGKYVESIDVSKHAILTHANEDLKNVYVSYANALDHLKKTDEALTIYQEGIQKYPNYYQLQFNKGICYTNSNRYSEAILCFQKSLLINPKHAGSLNAIGILEMGEHRIPAILAFSRFLIVEPQTSRSKKNLENIKKLLTQGIQKTGEKSITININSNVLSDSTGIKKENDFSQADLILSMASGLDFDKKNIKKTEVENFIRKFEVICASLEETKNNNFGFYWETFVPYFIEMKNKKFIEAFAYIAFVDSESEDVAKWHKKNQSELDKFYNWSKDYKWKN
- a CDS encoding DUF4956 domain-containing protein, which codes for MELNELIGRFLLLFFSILILYFFSNRKDNETINPLMVIVGLCTFSLCYLFTKIEIGVGIGFGLFAIFSILRFRTQSFTVNAIIFLFATITLSILDIMYPYEKIEVLLFFQLIIIGFYIAASILVSKKISKYLNVVDVKIPLEGDFSLNNQNIRKSIQQKINVEDFDFKIVLINTVSNEIDLLVYY
- a CDS encoding PEP/pyruvate-binding domain-containing protein, translating into MINKNVMYKYICSFIFLLIVTSLNAQRYSATLSNYEAYKAFRGKPLSDKFSNIESVKIVYDLKKQKMYYFDSTLIPLHYDFVTNYLSYSQDLEIFNNENYSDTDKNRNYLLGNLNHIKGTDKWVFELAASDHMPIALIERFYNLIVQSTFIGSNLKFYLNNPEKMEWFQQNKFKIPCVKSDFIFNEITYQEVVSGSNVGILKQYKLKDLESTKPNSDEIIIVDGTPDILPNVRGIIVNELQTPLSHLVLLGKNRKIPIMAYTNALKDNNLKRLLGRKVELKIEIDTFYVKETNKKIVQKANTKKKKLIIDTTVTSMVDLSKIPKNGINYIGSKAQNLAYLIAISKDIQFKTPENTHAIPFYFYIKHVQSKSISPLINELLANTHKDSAVWVKQQLKKIRDAIKKEPINPQLIAKLNETFKNASFKNFRFRSSTNAEDLDDFNGAGLYDSKTGIVGDSVKTFEKAIKQVWASVWNEGSYGERELFGIDQRNIAMGVLVHRSFPDELANGVIITKNIFRKNFPGITVNIQKGENSVVKPEKGEVCEQFVAYHFNMGTDDDDFDIDYTSNSNLNNNEPLLSRKEMSRLFLVSQKIEAKMYRYWRKNRYHPVDIEFKIVGKNRDLYIKQVRPFNE
- the mnmA gene encoding tRNA 2-thiouridine(34) synthase MnmA — its product is MKRVVVGLSGGVDSSVAAYLLQQQGYEVIGLFMKNWHDDSVTISNECPWLEDSNDALLVAEKLGIPFQTVDLSEEYKEKIVDYMFNEYEKGRTPNPDVLCNREIKFDVFMKIALSLGADYVATGHYCQKNEIEVDGKPVYQLIAGADNNKDQSYFLCQLSQDQLAKSLFPIGALTKPEVREIAAEMDLVTAEKKDSQGLCFIGKVRLPEFLQQKLQPKDGKIVQIDKNDPIYAIEKPAGLSLQEELKLEAKKRDYLPTMGKVVGKHQGAHYFTVGQRKGLNVGGTTDPLFIIATDVETNTIYTGLTSQHPGLFKKALFIEKSEVHWIRTDLALQVGETMEVMVRIRYRQPLQKATLHQFEDGMYIEFEEPQSAITEGQFAAWYFDNELVGSGVIS
- a CDS encoding S8 family serine peptidase → MKCYFTFLLLAFCSVMFSQEDAWVYFKDKPSAQTYLDNPLTMLTQRALDRRTNQNIPLNLTDVPLEATYVNQVKLSSGITVMAQSKWLNALHIRGTQNNILSLKTLSFVDKVVFANKNLNTTSKKVSENQVFQSKDNLKTTINYSYGSSSNQIQMLNGQVLHQQNYTGSGKIIAVLDAGFPGVNTAQPFKKLIDNHQILGGYDFVNRNNDFYTGDDHGTMVLSTMGGYKENALVGTAPDANYYLFITEYDPTENPVEESYWVEAAEEADRLGVDIITTSLGYFGFDNANYSHTYSDMNGTTNFISRGAEIAFSKGIVVVASAGNEGNTAEPHVGAPADAVSVITVGAVTGSKTKSPFSSIGPSYDLRIKPDVMAQGTAAVISDIAGNITTVNGTSFSCPIMAGMIACLWQAFPSKTNKEIRQMVLQSSDRYANPDNNYGYGIPNFGMTLGVEDYKTSVSVFSVFPNPAQTTVSFLFENNAASVSIYSVLGQKIIEKQITSQNPILSVEALKSGLYFYTFDADGLHKTGKIIKQ
- a CDS encoding NAD(P)H-dependent flavin oxidoreductase; translated protein: MNKITQLFNIKYPIIQGGMIWNSGYKLASAVSNAGGLGLIGAGSMYPEVLREHIQKCKKATDKPFGVNIPMLYPNIEEIMNIVIEEGVKIVFTSAGNPKTWTSFLKEKGITVVHVVSSSVFALKAQEAGVDAIVAEGFEAGGHNGRDETTTLTLIPMVKEKIQIPIIAAGGIATGRGMLATMILGADGVQVGSRFAASIESSSHNNFKETIVKVKEGDTQLTLKELAPVRLIKNKFYNDVQELYEKCPSKEDLVQLLGRARAKKGMFEGDLEEGELEIGQIAGLIHEILPVEKIIQEMITEFEIARQEKAKFEF